A single region of the Halobacterium wangiae genome encodes:
- a CDS encoding PAS domain S-box protein: MTTESLTESLRETLAVFEGHNPLTTSEVTERVDPGRRSTYERLQRLVEQDRLETKKVGASARVWWRPDSAASAPTPDAPDWPAAAESLVGDVLDGADVGVFVLDDEFDVAWVSEATERYFGLDREELLGQDKRRLVDERIASVVEDSSAFADTVLATYDDNTYTERFECHVTPGEGREERWLEHHSKPIEAGAYAGGRVELYYDVSKRKETERARGEDRLQFEHLVDAVEGYAIFTLDPEGRVQTWNPGARAIKGYDAEEIVGEHISTFYTAEDRDAGLPETNLARAAETGSVEDEGWRVRADGTRFWADVVITAIRDDDGELTGFAKVTHDATERREYERRLEDQAQRLERQRDELELELETIFARVSDGFYGLDEDLRFTYVNDRAESLLGLEDSSVNGRELGSELDVTENFANAIREALDSQEPVSIEDYYEPLDAWFENTIYPSEDGLSVYFRDVTDRKEREHELERYETVVETMSDAVYVVEDGRITMVNEAYTEMTGFDRRVVLGEPVSTVVGEEKATLGTEIEAQLAARPDKAGRIEAEFEFPSGDSLVAETQFALVDDTDGIERVGVVRDVTERKRREEELERYETIVETVDDGIYAVDDDGRLVTVNDGLCELTGYDREELIGAPASMVHQSDNVTERVESLAAEAAAGERSVAKIELDVVTKTGESVPCEARIAPLALGGGWGRCGVIRDVTDRLEREQELRDRVHQQEVVTELGQRALDDRDLDELMVEATRRVADTLDSDFCSVLDLDQAAENLRLRQGVGWDDGVVGSTTVSAVDDESRASFTLSSREPVVVDDIDADPRFSGPELLTSHGVHSGVSVVVGPVADPWGILEVHDAERRAFSRREVNFVQSVANILATAINRHEYEQELLRQREQLAAMDSLNTVVQEITDAVIEQSTREQIEETVCERLAATDSYQFAWIGDIDVHSQTVALRAEAGVEGYLDDITISVDPDDERAGGPTGRALRTGEVQTSNDVQSDESHDPWRGHVEAYGVRSSAAIPIVHEDSVYGVLNVYAGRVDAFEGRERDVVGQLGEIVGHAIAATERKRALMSDEVVELEFHIPDLFEALDIGAPPAGTITLDRTVPLEGDEYLVYGSATPDAVAEVEAIVDAMPHWESVTFYGDSTFELHLSEPPVLSVLASLGGSVDEAIIEDGDYSMQLRVPPRAEVRQIIDAVQEAYPAAELLKRQQVTRDHDASQAERHELLDALTDRQQTAIEAAHYAGFFEWPRQSTGEDLASSLGVSPPTFHQHLRKAERKVFDALFS; encoded by the coding sequence ATGACGACGGAATCGCTCACAGAGAGCCTGCGGGAGACACTCGCCGTCTTCGAGGGACACAATCCCCTGACGACGAGCGAGGTGACCGAACGGGTCGACCCCGGCCGACGGAGTACGTACGAGCGACTCCAGCGACTCGTCGAACAGGACCGCCTCGAGACCAAGAAGGTCGGGGCGAGCGCGCGCGTCTGGTGGCGACCGGACAGCGCCGCGTCGGCACCCACGCCGGACGCACCGGACTGGCCGGCAGCCGCCGAGTCGCTCGTCGGCGACGTCCTCGACGGGGCGGACGTCGGAGTGTTCGTCCTCGACGACGAGTTCGACGTCGCCTGGGTGAGCGAGGCGACGGAGCGCTACTTCGGCCTGGACCGCGAGGAACTGCTCGGCCAGGACAAACGCCGACTGGTCGACGAACGCATCGCGTCTGTCGTCGAGGACTCGTCGGCGTTCGCGGACACCGTGCTGGCCACCTACGACGACAACACGTACACGGAACGGTTCGAGTGCCACGTGACGCCGGGGGAGGGCCGCGAAGAGCGCTGGCTCGAGCACCACAGCAAACCTATCGAAGCGGGTGCGTACGCGGGCGGCCGCGTAGAACTATACTACGACGTGAGCAAGCGCAAGGAGACGGAGCGAGCGCGCGGAGAGGACCGCCTGCAGTTCGAGCACCTCGTCGACGCCGTCGAGGGGTACGCCATCTTCACGCTCGACCCGGAGGGCCGCGTCCAGACGTGGAACCCCGGCGCGCGAGCCATTAAGGGCTACGACGCCGAGGAGATCGTCGGCGAGCACATCTCGACGTTCTACACCGCGGAGGACCGCGACGCTGGCCTCCCGGAGACCAACCTCGCGAGAGCCGCCGAGACGGGGTCCGTCGAGGACGAGGGGTGGCGCGTGCGCGCCGACGGAACGCGGTTCTGGGCGGACGTCGTCATCACCGCCATTCGTGACGACGACGGGGAACTGACGGGGTTCGCGAAGGTCACCCACGACGCGACCGAGCGCCGCGAGTACGAGCGTCGACTCGAAGACCAGGCCCAGCGCCTCGAACGGCAGCGTGACGAACTCGAACTCGAACTCGAAACCATCTTCGCCCGTGTCTCGGACGGCTTCTACGGTCTGGACGAGGACCTTCGGTTCACGTACGTCAACGATCGCGCGGAGTCACTGCTGGGACTCGAGGACAGCAGCGTGAACGGTCGAGAGCTCGGGAGCGAACTCGACGTCACGGAGAACTTCGCGAACGCGATCCGTGAGGCTCTCGACAGCCAGGAGCCGGTGTCCATCGAGGACTACTACGAGCCCCTGGACGCCTGGTTCGAGAACACCATCTACCCCTCCGAGGACGGGCTCTCGGTGTACTTCAGGGACGTCACCGACCGGAAGGAGCGCGAGCACGAACTCGAACGCTACGAGACGGTCGTCGAGACCATGAGCGACGCCGTCTACGTAGTCGAGGACGGCCGCATCACGATGGTCAACGAGGCCTACACCGAGATGACCGGGTTCGACCGCCGGGTTGTCCTCGGCGAACCAGTCTCGACGGTGGTCGGCGAGGAGAAGGCCACGCTCGGAACGGAGATCGAAGCGCAACTCGCGGCCCGCCCCGACAAGGCGGGCCGAATCGAGGCCGAGTTCGAGTTCCCGTCCGGAGACTCTCTCGTCGCCGAGACGCAGTTCGCCCTCGTCGACGACACCGACGGAATCGAGCGCGTAGGTGTCGTCCGCGACGTCACCGAGCGCAAGCGGCGCGAGGAGGAACTCGAACGGTACGAGACCATCGTGGAGACGGTCGACGATGGGATCTACGCCGTCGACGACGACGGCCGGTTGGTGACGGTCAACGACGGACTGTGCGAGCTGACGGGGTACGACCGCGAGGAACTGATCGGCGCGCCCGCGTCGATGGTTCACCAGAGCGACAACGTCACGGAGCGCGTGGAGTCCCTCGCCGCGGAAGCCGCCGCTGGCGAACGCAGCGTCGCGAAAATCGAACTCGACGTCGTGACGAAGACCGGCGAGAGCGTGCCCTGCGAGGCGCGGATCGCGCCGCTCGCGCTCGGCGGTGGCTGGGGGCGCTGTGGCGTGATACGTGACGTCACGGACCGACTGGAGCGCGAGCAGGAGCTCCGCGACCGGGTCCACCAGCAGGAGGTCGTGACGGAGCTCGGCCAGCGCGCGCTCGACGACCGCGACCTCGACGAGCTGATGGTCGAGGCGACGCGGCGGGTGGCCGATACGCTGGACAGCGACTTCTGTAGCGTACTGGACCTGGACCAGGCCGCCGAGAACCTCCGTCTCAGGCAGGGCGTCGGCTGGGACGACGGTGTCGTCGGGTCGACGACCGTCTCCGCTGTCGACGACGAGTCGCGGGCGTCGTTCACGCTGTCCTCGAGGGAGCCCGTCGTCGTCGACGACATCGACGCAGACCCCCGGTTCTCCGGGCCGGAGCTGCTCACGAGCCACGGCGTGCACAGCGGCGTCAGCGTCGTCGTCGGGCCCGTGGCCGACCCCTGGGGTATCCTCGAGGTGCACGACGCCGAGCGGCGGGCGTTCTCCAGGCGGGAGGTCAACTTCGTTCAGAGCGTCGCGAACATCCTCGCCACCGCCATCAACAGACACGAGTACGAACAAGAGCTACTGCGGCAGCGCGAACAGCTCGCGGCGATGGACTCGCTCAACACGGTCGTCCAGGAGATCACGGACGCGGTCATCGAACAGTCGACGCGCGAGCAGATCGAGGAGACGGTCTGCGAGCGCCTCGCCGCGACGGACTCCTACCAGTTCGCGTGGATCGGCGACATCGACGTACACTCCCAGACGGTGGCGCTCCGGGCCGAGGCCGGCGTCGAGGGCTACCTCGACGACATCACCATCTCCGTCGATCCCGACGACGAACGCGCTGGCGGGCCGACCGGCAGAGCGCTCCGGACGGGAGAGGTCCAGACCTCGAACGACGTCCAATCGGACGAGAGTCACGACCCCTGGCGTGGCCACGTCGAGGCGTACGGCGTCCGCTCGTCGGCGGCCATCCCGATCGTCCACGAAGACAGCGTCTACGGCGTCCTGAACGTCTACGCGGGGCGCGTCGACGCGTTCGAGGGGCGGGAACGCGACGTCGTCGGCCAGCTCGGCGAGATCGTCGGCCACGCCATCGCGGCGACCGAGCGCAAGCGTGCGCTGATGAGCGACGAGGTGGTCGAACTCGAGTTCCACATTCCGGACCTCTTCGAGGCGCTGGACATCGGGGCGCCACCCGCGGGCACCATCACGCTCGATCGCACGGTGCCCCTGGAGGGCGACGAGTACCTGGTGTACGGGAGCGCCACCCCCGACGCGGTCGCGGAGGTCGAGGCCATCGTCGACGCGATGCCCCACTGGGAGAGCGTGACGTTCTACGGCGACTCCACGTTCGAGTTGCACCTCTCCGAGCCGCCGGTGCTGTCGGTGCTCGCCTCCCTGGGTGGTTCCGTCGACGAGGCCATCATCGAGGACGGCGACTACAGCATGCAGTTGCGCGTCCCGCCGAGGGCAGAGGTCCGGCAGATCATCGACGCCGTCCAGGAGGCCTACCCGGCCGCCGAGCTGTTGAAGCGCCAACAGGTCACCCGCGACCACGACGCGTCCCAGGCCGAACGACACGAGCTCCTGGACGCGCTCACAGACCGCCAGCAGACCGCCATCGAGGCGGCTCACTACGCCGGGTTCTTCGAGTGGCCGCGGCAGTCCACCGGCGAGGACCTCGCCTCCTCGCTCGGCGTCTCGCCGCCGACGTTCCACCAGCACCTCCGGAAGGCCGAGCGGAAGGTGTTCGACGCGCTGTTCTCCTAA
- a CDS encoding pyridoxamine 5'-phosphate oxidase family protein: MSTDSPVEMDGAERDAFLGNGGTGMISLSTSGDEPPHAIPVSYGYDATERTFYFRLAAGDERARGNLKERPVAFVTYGENDGWQSVVARGYLEDIHEDAIATQTLEGLGRVDIPLVDIFHVPLREVGFEFYRLVPEELTARREVSTAE, encoded by the coding sequence ATGAGTACCGACAGCCCCGTCGAGATGGACGGCGCCGAACGTGACGCGTTCCTCGGGAACGGTGGTACCGGCATGATATCCCTGTCGACGTCCGGGGACGAACCACCGCACGCGATCCCGGTGTCCTACGGCTACGACGCGACCGAGCGGACGTTCTACTTCCGGCTCGCCGCCGGCGACGAACGAGCCAGGGGGAACCTCAAGGAGCGGCCGGTGGCGTTCGTGACCTACGGCGAGAACGACGGCTGGCAGAGCGTCGTCGCGCGCGGCTACCTCGAGGACATCCACGAGGACGCGATCGCCACCCAGACACTGGAGGGGCTCGGTCGCGTGGACATCCCGCTCGTCGACATCTTCCACGTCCCGCTCCGGGAGGTCGGCTTCGAGTTCTACCGGCTCGTCCCCGAGGAACTGACGGCGCGTCGCGAGGTCAGTACCGCGGAGTAG